The proteins below come from a single Candidatus Rokuibacteriota bacterium genomic window:
- a CDS encoding PLP-dependent aminotransferase family protein codes for MRIPLDRSKDRKGRLPLARQIQLHLERLITQRLLAPAVKLPATRDLARDLGVNRTTVAQAYEDLIAGGWARAHVGQGTFVAEQAPAPAQAAAHVPRFEWTGHLSKAALIVAADARRRGAYSQTARTASGVISFAGGMPDSALFPTDAFRRVLNRVIREEGRELLQYYPSSGYPPLRQYLSGYLLRFGLEARPEDILIVNGTQQGFDLVARTLLDPGDFVAIEQPSYPRAMQVFRAFGAQLLPVPMAGGGLSVDHLERLLERQAPKLLYCQPSAHNPTGLHMPAAARRRLLDVAARHRLPIVEDAFDGTLFYGERPPVPLKAADASGQVIYLGTFSKVLFPGLRLGWIVASPELIERLEMAKQLADIHTSPLIQAAVYHFCRQRLLDRHQARALREYARRRNALLAALGRRMPEGVSWTETQGGFSLLLELPEGLDAGALLPRALERGVAFTPGNAFFSDGGGERALRLSFSAVPFGQIEEGVRRLADSIREAQRRPERGTRERGPAVPLV; via the coding sequence ATGAGAATACCGCTCGACCGATCCAAGGACCGCAAGGGACGGCTGCCGCTGGCGCGCCAGATCCAGCTGCACCTGGAGCGGCTGATTACCCAGCGACTGCTCGCGCCGGCCGTGAAGCTGCCCGCGACCCGCGACCTTGCGCGTGACCTCGGCGTGAATCGCACCACGGTGGCGCAGGCCTACGAAGACCTGATCGCGGGCGGCTGGGCACGCGCTCATGTCGGCCAGGGCACCTTCGTCGCCGAGCAGGCGCCCGCCCCGGCCCAGGCCGCGGCGCACGTGCCGCGCTTCGAGTGGACGGGTCACCTCTCCAAGGCCGCACTGATCGTCGCGGCGGACGCGCGCCGCCGCGGCGCCTACAGCCAGACGGCCCGGACGGCCTCGGGCGTGATCTCGTTCGCCGGCGGCATGCCGGACAGCGCCCTCTTCCCGACCGACGCGTTCCGCCGCGTCCTCAACCGCGTCATCCGCGAGGAGGGGCGCGAGCTCCTCCAGTACTACCCGTCATCCGGCTACCCGCCGCTCCGCCAGTACCTCTCGGGCTATCTCCTCCGCTTCGGGCTCGAGGCGCGCCCCGAGGATATCCTGATCGTCAACGGCACGCAGCAGGGCTTCGATCTCGTCGCTCGCACCCTGCTCGACCCCGGCGACTTTGTGGCCATCGAGCAGCCGTCGTACCCGCGGGCGATGCAGGTCTTCCGCGCGTTCGGCGCGCAGCTCCTGCCGGTGCCGATGGCGGGCGGCGGGCTGTCGGTGGACCACCTGGAGAGGCTGCTCGAACGGCAGGCGCCCAAGCTCCTCTACTGCCAGCCGAGCGCGCACAACCCGACGGGGCTCCACATGCCCGCGGCGGCCCGGCGCCGGCTGCTGGACGTGGCCGCGCGCCACCGCCTGCCCATCGTCGAGGATGCCTTCGACGGCACGCTCTTCTACGGCGAGCGGCCGCCGGTGCCGCTCAAGGCGGCGGATGCCTCGGGGCAGGTGATCTACCTCGGCACTTTCTCCAAGGTTCTCTTCCCAGGTCTCCGACTGGGCTGGATCGTGGCGTCGCCCGAGCTGATCGAGCGGCTCGAGATGGCCAAGCAGCTGGCCGACATCCACACGAGCCCGCTCATTCAGGCCGCCGTCTACCACTTCTGCCGCCAGCGGCTCCTCGACCGTCACCAGGCGCGCGCGCTGCGCGAGTACGCGCGGCGGCGCAATGCGCTCCTGGCCGCCCTTGGCCGCCGCATGCCTGAGGGCGTGAGCTGGACCGAAACGCAGGGCGGCTTCTCGCTGCTGCTCGAGCTGCCCGAGGGGCTCGATGCCGGAGCGCTTCTGCCGCGCGCCCTCGAACGCGGGGTCGCCTTCACGCCGGGCAATGCCTTCTTCAGCGACGGCGGCGGCGAGCGGGCGCTGCGACTGTCCTTCTCTGCGGTGCCCTTCGGGCAGATCGAGGAAGGCGTGCGTCGGCTGGCCGACAGCATTCGCGAGGCGCAGCGTCGGCCGGAGCGCGGGACCCGCGAGCGCGGGCCCGCCGTGCCGCTGGTCTAG
- a CDS encoding PLP-dependent aspartate aminotransferase family protein: protein MDFETLAARGGRDVPSASRPLTPPIYQTNVYVFEDMDTVESVWEGKKPGFVYGRYGTANHTMLEDLVAALEGAEAACACASGMGATTALLFGLFAAGDHIVAARDLYGSTTAFLDDEGRRLGIETVFVDATLPAALLAALRPNTRAVFVESLSNPLLRLVDLEAVAPHLAERRIELIVDSSLASPAVMRPLEHGATIVMHSLTKFISGHGDVTGGMVLGRKATMDRVRAAMIRSGTNLGPFDAWLATRGVRTLSVRVERQSANALALARFLETRPAVKRVYYPGLDSHPQRALAKRLMPGPAGAILSVDLKGGALAVERFMRRSRLMEFAPSFADVATTWTYPARTSHRRVSDETKVEMGIGAGLIRISVGLEKVEDLISDATEALA, encoded by the coding sequence GTGGATTTCGAAACCCTGGCAGCCCGCGGAGGCCGCGACGTTCCGTCCGCCAGCCGGCCGCTCACGCCGCCGATCTACCAGACCAATGTCTACGTCTTCGAGGACATGGACACGGTCGAGTCGGTCTGGGAGGGCAAGAAGCCCGGCTTCGTCTACGGCCGCTACGGGACGGCCAACCACACCATGCTCGAGGATCTCGTGGCGGCGCTCGAGGGCGCAGAGGCGGCCTGCGCCTGCGCCTCGGGCATGGGCGCAACGACGGCGCTGCTCTTCGGGCTCTTCGCGGCGGGCGATCACATCGTGGCGGCGCGCGATCTCTATGGCTCGACCACGGCGTTCCTGGATGACGAAGGGCGCCGGCTCGGCATCGAGACCGTCTTCGTCGACGCCACCCTACCCGCGGCCCTGCTGGCGGCCCTCCGGCCGAATACCCGCGCGGTCTTCGTCGAGTCGCTCTCGAACCCGCTCTTGCGCCTGGTCGACCTCGAGGCCGTGGCGCCGCACCTCGCGGAGCGGAGAATCGAGCTGATCGTGGACTCCTCGCTGGCCTCGCCCGCGGTGATGCGCCCACTCGAGCACGGGGCGACCATCGTCATGCACAGCCTGACCAAGTTCATTTCGGGGCACGGTGATGTCACCGGCGGCATGGTGCTGGGACGCAAGGCGACTATGGATCGCGTCCGCGCTGCGATGATTCGCTCGGGCACGAACCTCGGGCCCTTCGACGCGTGGCTTGCGACTCGCGGGGTCCGGACGTTGAGCGTGCGGGTCGAACGGCAGTCGGCCAATGCGCTCGCGCTGGCCCGCTTCCTCGAGACCCGCCCGGCCGTGAAGCGCGTGTACTATCCCGGGCTCGACTCGCACCCGCAGCGCGCGCTCGCCAAACGCCTCATGCCCGGCCCGGCCGGGGCCATTCTGTCCGTGGACCTAAAGGGCGGGGCGCTGGCTGTCGAGCGATTCATGCGGCGCTCCCGACTGATGGAGTTCGCCCCGAGCTTTGCCGACGTGGCGACCACCTGGACGTACCCCGCGCGGACGTCCCACCGACGCGTGTCCGATGAGACGAAGGTGGAGATGGGCATCGGCGCCGGGCTCATCCGGATTTCCGTTGGTCTTGAGAAGGTCGAGGACCTGATCAGCGACGCGACAGAGGCCCTCGCCTGA
- a CDS encoding class I SAM-dependent methyltransferase encodes MSDSQKAQVQAEFGQSAQDYVTSAGHAGGEDLERLVAWGRRRGALRVLDVATGGGHTALAFAGFTPSVVAIDLTPPMLEAARGFVRGKGAVNVRFLASDVEALPFRDASFGVVTCRIAAHHFPAILPALREVARVLRPGGSFLLQDILGHDDRELAAFILEVEKRRDPSHVRSLPQREWAAFLKAAGMTVIDEGMVSKVRKWEEWTERMRMSPEAKADLERFVLAAPARCREAFRFRIEWGRIESFTDRMILLRADRD; translated from the coding sequence GTGAGCGACAGCCAGAAGGCGCAGGTCCAGGCGGAGTTCGGCCAGAGCGCCCAGGACTACGTCACGAGCGCCGGCCACGCGGGAGGCGAGGACCTCGAGCGCCTCGTCGCGTGGGGGCGCCGGCGCGGAGCCCTACGCGTGCTCGACGTCGCGACGGGCGGCGGCCACACTGCGCTCGCCTTCGCCGGCTTCACGCCCTCCGTGGTCGCGATTGACCTGACGCCGCCAATGCTCGAGGCCGCGCGCGGCTTCGTCCGGGGCAAGGGCGCGGTCAATGTCCGTTTCCTGGCGTCGGACGTCGAGGCCCTGCCCTTCCGGGATGCCTCGTTCGGCGTCGTGACGTGCCGCATCGCCGCGCACCACTTCCCCGCCATCCTGCCCGCCCTCAGAGAAGTCGCCCGCGTGCTCAGGCCCGGCGGCTCCTTCCTCCTCCAGGACATCCTGGGTCACGACGACCGGGAGCTGGCCGCCTTCATTCTCGAGGTCGAGAAGCGGCGGGACCCTTCGCACGTGCGTTCACTGCCCCAGCGGGAGTGGGCGGCCTTCCTCAAGGCGGCGGGAATGACGGTGATCGACGAGGGCATGGTCAGCAAGGTGCGCAAGTGGGAGGAGTGGACGGAGCGGATGAGAATGAGCCCGGAAGCCAAGGCCGACCTCGAGCGTTTCGTGCTTGCGGCGCCGGCGCGCTGCCGGGAGGCTTTCCGCTTCAGGATCGAGTGGGGCCGCATCGAGTCCTTCACGGACCGGATGATCCTGCTCCGCGCGGACAGGGATTGA